From Macaca mulatta isolate MMU2019108-1 chromosome 1, T2T-MMU8v2.0, whole genome shotgun sequence, the proteins below share one genomic window:
- the LOC144333652 gene encoding cytochrome c oxidase subunit 7B, mitochondrial-like → MFPLVKNALTAGHIQSIQQTMARQSHQKHKPDFHDKYGNIVLASGATFCIAVWTYGATQIGIELNLSPVGRVTPKEWRDQ, encoded by the exons ATGTTTCCCTTGGTCAAAAATGCACTAACggcagggcaca TTCAAAGCATTCAGCAAACAATGGCAAGGCAGAGCCACCAGAAACATAAACCTGATTTTCACGACAAATATGGTAATATTGTATTAGCTAGTGGAGCCACTTTCTGTATTGCTGTATGGACATATGGAGCAACACAAATTGGAATAGAATTGAACCTATCCCCTGTTGGGAGAGTCACTCCAAAGGAATGGAGAGATCAGTAA